The proteins below come from a single Candidatus Bathyarchaeia archaeon genomic window:
- a CDS encoding alpha/beta hydrolase — MRLFVDPIVIENRGHRMLGLLHVPSESNPPVVVMCHGWTGNMHSHGLFVECADALCDEGFMVLRFDFRGSEHSEGEFSQVTVKGEVSDLRKVLKTLPNLGCDCNRLGVLGYSLGGLVALRGAREAAKAMVLWAPTSRPAEEFKRILGEAKLAELERKGYTWFVKEPSPYRRTVKFKVGLPFWREIQRLNPAEEVEGLKCPVRVIHGVQDDLVDYRHSVELSKRLPINSDLKLIEGANHMFDQPEHASQLVKLTMEWFKKWV; from the coding sequence TTGAGGTTGTTCGTTGATCCCATCGTCATCGAGAATCGAGGCCACAGGATGCTGGGGCTCCTCCATGTGCCATCTGAGTCTAATCCCCCTGTCGTTGTGATGTGTCATGGATGGACGGGGAACATGCACAGCCATGGGCTGTTCGTTGAATGCGCCGACGCCCTATGCGATGAAGGATTTATGGTGTTGAGGTTTGATTTTAGGGGCTCGGAGCACAGCGAGGGAGAGTTCAGCCAAGTCACCGTTAAGGGGGAGGTCAGCGACCTACGGAAAGTGTTGAAAACCCTGCCGAATTTGGGATGTGACTGTAACCGGCTGGGAGTTTTAGGGTACAGCCTTGGAGGACTCGTCGCGTTGAGGGGCGCGAGGGAGGCTGCTAAGGCGATGGTGCTGTGGGCTCCAACCTCCAGACCCGCCGAGGAGTTTAAGCGAATACTGGGCGAGGCGAAGCTGGCTGAGCTGGAGAGGAAGGGGTACACGTGGTTTGTTAAGGAGCCTTCACCCTACCGTCGAACCGTGAAGTTTAAGGTCGGCTTACCGTTCTGGCGGGAGATACAGCGCCTCAACCCCGCTGAGGAGGTTGAAGGCCTTAAATGCCCGGTGAGGGTGATCCACGGTGTTCAAGACGACTTGGTGGATTACCGACACTCCGTCGAGTTATCGAAACGTCTCCCCATCAACAGCGATTTAAAGCTCATCGAAGGCGCCAACCACATGTTCGATCAACCGGAACACGCCTCGCAGCTGGTGAAGCTGACCATGGAATGGTTTAAAAAATGGGTTTAA
- a CDS encoding stage II sporulation protein M: MSGRGVYLAPHAPLEASAILYAASLSLQVRDAAWRGGLAAKLATRSISQAARRVLASGIVLAAAALLETFLSPMLL; the protein is encoded by the coding sequence ATGTCAGGTCGAGGAGTTTACTTAGCTCCTCACGCCCCATTGGAGGCCTCGGCGATCCTATATGCGGCGTCCCTTAGCCTCCAAGTAAGGGATGCGGCTTGGAGAGGAGGACTCGCCGCCAAGCTAGCTACAAGGTCGATAAGTCAAGCCGCTCGAAGGGTTTTAGCTTCAGGAATTGTACTCGCCGCAGCGGCACTCCTTGAAACCTTCCTCTCCCCTATGCTCCTTTGA
- a CDS encoding DUF6485 family protein — protein MNECVNIRVNLANCPCTYPCDMRGKCCECVRNHRAHNELPACYFQPEIEKTYDRSIEKFLSLYKQQTNPLKNL, from the coding sequence TTGAATGAATGTGTAAACATACGCGTAAACTTGGCCAATTGCCCCTGTACATATCCATGCGATATGAGGGGAAAATGCTGCGAATGTGTAAGAAACCATAGGGCTCACAACGAGCTTCCAGCATGCTACTTTCAGCCTGAAATCGAAAAAACCTACGATCGATCCATAGAAAAGTTTCTATCACTCTACAAGCAGCAAACAAATCCCCTGAAAAATCTTTGA
- a CDS encoding aspartyl protease family protein — protein MGHVWVRAKIGDGERRRVVEVDALVDTGATLTVVPRKLAEELNLEVTGKSTVETGAGKLEFERSRIWMELEGRSEIVPALISNIIDKVLIGVVALEALGLQVDPIAGKLKEWTWLLYLNG, from the coding sequence TTGGGTCATGTGTGGGTTAGGGCTAAGATAGGTGACGGTGAGCGTCGCAGGGTTGTCGAAGTCGACGCTCTCGTGGATACAGGTGCGACGCTTACCGTGGTGCCGCGTAAGTTGGCTGAGGAGCTTAACCTTGAGGTGACGGGGAAATCTACCGTGGAGACTGGGGCTGGGAAGCTGGAGTTTGAACGTTCGAGGATATGGATGGAGCTGGAAGGTAGAAGCGAAATCGTTCCGGCGCTGATTTCAAACATAATAGATAAGGTGTTAATTGGAGTCGTGGCGTTGGAAGCGCTGGGGCTTCAAGTAGACCCGATCGCGGGAAAGTTGAAAGAGTGGACATGGCTTCTATACTTGAATGGCTAG
- a CDS encoding AbrB/MazE/SpoVT family DNA-binding domain-containing protein, whose translation MFPEAKVKVSKKNTLYIPKSIANAVGIKEGNAVKLRVEGSNIVLEVLLDPFDLALTAPKFAKTTFKDFEKESEEFQDELFGSD comes from the coding sequence ATGTTTCCGGAAGCTAAGGTCAAGGTCAGCAAGAAGAACACCCTCTACATTCCAAAATCCATCGCGAACGCTGTGGGCATTAAGGAGGGAAACGCCGTGAAGCTAAGGGTTGAAGGCTCCAATATAGTGTTAGAGGTTCTACTAGACCCATTCGACCTAGCCCTCACAGCACCTAAATTCGCTAAGACGACGTTTAAAGACTTCGAGAAGGAATCTGAGGAATTTCAAGATGAGCTCTTCGGGTCCGATTAA
- a CDS encoding PIN domain nuclease — protein MSSSGPIKLLLDSTYLLPIIGVEVEGVERTLITLKKLREEDKAEYYYTPFNILEILGKLSKLKYDLNRVAAGLYAIEEEFTLTYQTAEGCVKALNLRSRGHRDIIDLLLYTTSLTRSIRFLTRDDNLIDFLDKNDQTTENVLREHELLEKYG, from the coding sequence ATGAGCTCTTCGGGTCCGATTAAACTCCTCTTAGACTCCACATACCTACTGCCCATCATAGGCGTCGAAGTAGAAGGCGTTGAAAGGACGTTAATAACGCTTAAAAAGCTCCGCGAAGAAGACAAAGCAGAATACTACTATACACCATTCAACATACTTGAGATTCTAGGTAAACTTAGCAAGTTAAAATACGACCTAAACAGGGTAGCCGCAGGTCTATACGCCATAGAAGAGGAGTTCACACTTACTTATCAGACCGCTGAAGGATGCGTGAAAGCGTTAAACCTTAGGTCTCGAGGACATAGGGACATCATAGACCTACTACTATACACGACTTCTCTTACAAGGAGCATACGATTCCTAACGAGAGACGACAACTTAATAGATTTCCTCGATAAAAACGATCAAACGACCGAAAACGTACTGCGAGAACATGAGCTTCTAGAAAAATACGGTTAA
- a CDS encoding type II toxin-antitoxin system VapC family toxin: MKFLNVKVYAVMEVLTIRGSEKEIFETASKESLTVYDASYFYMAVRNGLILVTDDHKLKENGVKIRRNAWQ; this comes from the coding sequence TTGAAATTTCTAAATGTGAAAGTTTACGCTGTAATGGAAGTGTTAACAATAAGAGGTTCAGAGAAAGAAATCTTCGAAACAGCTTCCAAGGAAAGCCTCACCGTGTACGATGCATCATACTTCTACATGGCCGTAAGAAATGGTCTCATACTTGTAACAGACGACCACAAGCTGAAGGAAAATGGCGTCAAAATACGTCGAAACGCTTGGCAGTAA
- a CDS encoding nucleotidyltransferase domain-containing protein: protein MPRYYSLKSCVEKLLSSDKRDRIKSIVLHGSMARGDYDYSSDVDLIIIVSEESEKLSDRIYEYSEYSNGWVELLIYTELEILEMFTNFNPLILNALKDGIVILDDGFWTGLKKRFDEMEKNGKLERRGDSWIIKAT, encoded by the coding sequence TTGCCTAGGTATTATTCGCTTAAATCCTGTGTTGAAAAGCTTCTATCCTCAGATAAGAGAGATAGAATAAAATCCATAGTTTTACATGGATCTATGGCTAGGGGAGATTATGATTATTCAAGCGATGTAGATCTGATAATAATCGTATCCGAGGAGTCTGAAAAACTTAGCGATAGAATCTACGAATATTCCGAATACTCTAACGGATGGGTTGAACTCTTAATCTACACCGAGCTGGAAATTTTAGAAATGTTCACCAACTTCAATCCATTAATACTTAACGCTCTAAAGGATGGGATAGTAATACTCGACGACGGCTTCTGGACAGGGTTGAAGAAAAGGTTCGATGAAATGGAGAAGAATGGAAAATTAGAGAGGAGGGGTGATTCATGGATAATAAAAGCTACGTAA
- a CDS encoding HEPN domain-containing protein, with protein MRRTRDWLDQAEGDLKAAKDLCDTGNYAWSCFASQQSAEKSLKAVLESLVIPSIGHNLLQLVTTISGKIEVSNSLKSACKRLNRFYIPTRYPNAFPSGAPIHMYDREDAVQAVKDAEEVFNFAKKVARVA; from the coding sequence TTGAGGAGAACAAGGGATTGGCTTGATCAAGCCGAGGGAGATTTAAAGGCAGCGAAAGATCTATGTGATACTGGAAACTATGCTTGGAGTTGTTTTGCCTCACAGCAATCCGCGGAGAAATCCTTGAAAGCGGTTCTCGAAAGCTTAGTTATTCCAAGCATAGGACATAACCTTTTACAGTTGGTTACAACGATTTCTGGGAAAATTGAGGTTTCAAACAGCCTGAAGTCCGCGTGTAAAAGGCTTAACAGGTTTTACATCCCTACCAGGTATCCTAACGCTTTTCCAAGTGGGGCTCCAATACACATGTATGATAGAGAAGATGCCGTTCAAGCCGTAAAGGACGCTGAAGAAGTGTTTAACTTTGCAAAGAAAGTTGCTAGAGTTGCCTAG